One genomic segment of Streptococcus salivarius includes these proteins:
- a CDS encoding class II fructose-bisphosphate aldolase, which translates to MAIVSAEKFVQAARDNGYAVGGFNTNNLEWTQAILRAAEAKQAPVLIQTSMGAAKYMGGYKLCKVLIEELVESMGITVPVAIHLDHGHYNDALECIRVGYTSVMFDGSHLPVEENLEKAAKVVEFAHANGVSVEAEVGTIGGEEDGIIGDGELAPIEDAKAMVATGIDFLAAGIGNIHGPYPENWSGLHLDHLQKLTEAVPNFPIVLHGGSGIPDDQIQAAIKLGVAKVNVNTECQIAFANATRKFVAEYEANEAEYDKKKLFDPRKFLKPGFEAITEAVEERIDVFGSANKA; encoded by the coding sequence ATGGCAATCGTTTCAGCAGAAAAATTTGTCCAAGCAGCTCGTGATAATGGTTACGCAGTTGGTGGATTTAACACAAACAACCTTGAGTGGACTCAAGCTATCTTGCGTGCAGCAGAAGCTAAACAAGCTCCAGTACTTATCCAAACTTCTATGGGTGCAGCTAAGTACATGGGTGGTTACAAATTGTGTAAAGTTCTCATCGAAGAATTGGTTGAATCAATGGGTATCACTGTACCAGTTGCTATTCACCTTGACCACGGTCACTACAATGATGCTTTGGAATGTATCCGTGTAGGTTACACTTCAGTTATGTTTGACGGTTCACACCTTCCAGTTGAAGAAAACCTTGAAAAAGCAGCTAAAGTTGTTGAATTTGCACACGCTAACGGTGTATCAGTTGAAGCTGAAGTTGGTACAATCGGTGGTGAAGAAGATGGTATCATCGGTGATGGTGAATTGGCACCAATCGAAGATGCTAAAGCTATGGTTGCAACTGGTATCGACTTCCTTGCAGCAGGTATCGGTAACATCCACGGTCCTTACCCAGAAAACTGGAGCGGACTTCACCTTGACCACTTGCAAAAATTGACAGAAGCTGTTCCTAACTTCCCAATCGTATTGCACGGTGGATCAGGTATTCCTGACGATCAAATCCAAGCAGCTATCAAACTTGGTGTTGCTAAAGTTAACGTTAACACTGAATGTCAAATCGCATTTGCTAACGCAACACGTAAATTTGTTGCTGAATACGAAGCAAATGAAGCAGAATACGACAAGAAGAAACTCTTCGACCCACGTAAATTCTTGAAACCAGGTTTCGAAGCTATTACAGAAGCTGTTGAAGAACGTATCGACGTATTCGGTTCAGCAAACAAAGCTTAA
- a CDS encoding IS30 family transposase, with the protein MSYHHFTIDERESILIYRTQGLNFSQIAKLLHRHPSSISREWKRHLKEGSYSPSHAQESYHRAKSHCGRKRMLEIDHNLSNTIKHLFLDYQWSPEEIEGRLQLEYGKTVISYQTIYRAIYRGHFEDNSLSHGARGVIRKLRHRGKTRHTKGHVENRGKISISHTIHERPEEANNRTRIGDWEADTVAGKTGKACLVTLTDRYSRFLKIKKVAVKKSKLVIEAMVKLLEPLTKYTVTPDRGKEFTYHQKLSDQLNIEVYFPDPHAPWQRGTNENTNGLLREYFPKGSDLTLVDDQTIQLWENKLNNRPRKCLNWKTPYEVFYGESMHLI; encoded by the coding sequence ATGAGCTACCATCATTTTACCATAGACGAGCGTGAAAGTATTCTCATTTACCGTACGCAAGGCCTAAATTTTTCTCAAATTGCTAAGTTACTTCATCGTCATCCGTCTAGTATTAGTCGTGAGTGGAAGCGGCATCTAAAAGAAGGAAGCTATTCTCCAAGTCATGCACAGGAGTCTTACCATAGGGCTAAATCACACTGTGGGCGGAAGCGTATGCTTGAAATAGATCACAATTTAAGCAATACCATCAAACATCTATTTCTCGATTACCAATGGTCTCCTGAAGAAATAGAAGGTCGGTTGCAATTAGAGTACGGAAAAACTGTTATTAGTTATCAAACAATCTATAGAGCCATTTACCGAGGACATTTTGAGGATAACTCATTATCTCATGGTGCTCGTGGTGTCATTCGTAAACTTCGTCATCGTGGGAAAACACGTCATACTAAAGGTCATGTTGAAAATAGAGGGAAAATATCCATTTCTCATACAATTCACGAAAGACCAGAAGAGGCTAATAATCGAACTAGAATAGGAGATTGGGAAGCCGATACTGTTGCAGGTAAAACTGGAAAAGCTTGTTTAGTTACTCTAACAGACCGTTATTCTCGTTTTCTAAAAATCAAAAAGGTAGCTGTTAAGAAAAGCAAGTTGGTAATAGAAGCTATGGTAAAACTGTTAGAACCCTTGACGAAGTATACAGTAACTCCTGATAGAGGGAAAGAATTCACCTATCATCAGAAATTGAGTGATCAATTGAACATTGAAGTCTATTTTCCTGACCCTCATGCTCCATGGCAACGAGGAACCAATGAGAACACGAATGGATTACTTAGAGAATATTTTCCAAAGGGTAGTGATCTAACATTGGTTGATGATCAGACTATTCAGCTATGGGAGAACAAACTTAATAATAGGCCACGAAAATGTCTTAACTGGAAAACACCTTATGAAGTATTCTATGGGGAGAGTATGCACTTAATTTGA
- a CDS encoding gamma-glutamylcysteine synthetase: MTTAKELLKQRYYEPIKEQPELFVGIELEYPVVNLSGNATDVSLTKQLLVYLLDNFDFQADKYDSDNNPIQLIDKASGDMILFEVSYNTIEFAFAKAERISEVEERLDTYLGIIQPYLQNHNHELQGWGVNPNWVKNDNRPVKSPRYEMLMDFLELSKAKNDPFFHDYPEYGSFICGSQVQLDVSKTSYLRVLNAFNQIEGPKAVLLANSEFWGSDWDLALSRDVFWENSMHGVFEENAGVFPKVFKSEDDYFSYLSETAIFTAKRGDETYYFEPIRAKDYLSTSSVKAHSIHGEVVTIEPSEEDFKTHRSYQFQDLTTRGTIEFRSVCTQPFSSTFAPAAFHLGLLVNLENLENILNDAPIFEAFDYDYPRIRRLYSKKDISDTDLKMILPLTESLLSCAEDGLKSRGFGEEVYLVPLRERLDRLNKSLV; encoded by the coding sequence TTGACAACAGCCAAGGAACTGCTTAAGCAAAGGTATTATGAGCCAATTAAGGAGCAACCGGAATTATTTGTGGGGATTGAGTTGGAATACCCAGTTGTTAATTTGAGTGGTAATGCTACAGATGTCTCTCTTACAAAACAGTTACTAGTCTATCTCTTGGATAATTTTGATTTTCAAGCTGATAAGTATGATTCTGATAACAATCCCATTCAGCTTATCGATAAAGCTTCTGGAGATATGATTCTTTTTGAAGTCTCCTACAATACGATTGAGTTTGCTTTTGCAAAGGCTGAAAGAATCTCTGAGGTTGAGGAACGTTTGGATACTTACCTTGGTATAATCCAACCTTATCTGCAGAATCATAATCATGAGTTGCAAGGTTGGGGAGTGAATCCAAACTGGGTAAAAAATGACAACAGACCTGTTAAATCTCCTCGTTATGAGATGCTTATGGATTTTCTCGAGTTATCTAAAGCAAAGAACGATCCTTTCTTTCATGATTATCCAGAATATGGTTCTTTCATCTGTGGGAGTCAGGTACAGTTAGATGTTTCAAAAACGTCCTATTTAAGGGTTTTAAATGCTTTTAATCAAATAGAGGGACCCAAGGCAGTATTATTGGCAAACTCTGAATTTTGGGGTTCTGATTGGGATTTAGCGCTTTCTCGTGATGTTTTCTGGGAGAATTCCATGCATGGTGTGTTTGAGGAAAATGCAGGGGTATTTCCCAAGGTGTTTAAGAGCGAAGATGACTATTTTTCTTACTTATCTGAGACAGCCATTTTTACTGCTAAGCGTGGGGATGAAACCTACTATTTTGAACCAATACGTGCTAAAGACTATCTAAGTACGTCATCTGTCAAAGCACACTCTATTCATGGCGAAGTAGTCACTATTGAGCCAAGTGAGGAAGATTTTAAGACTCACCGTTCTTATCAATTCCAAGATTTAACGACACGAGGGACGATTGAGTTTCGCAGTGTTTGTACCCAACCTTTCTCATCAACCTTTGCACCAGCAGCCTTTCACCTTGGTCTTTTAGTCAATTTGGAAAATCTAGAAAATATTTTGAATGACGCACCTATTTTTGAAGCGTTTGACTATGATTATCCTAGAATTCGTCGTTTATATTCGAAAAAGGATATTTCTGATACAGACCTCAAAATGATTTTACCTTTGACAGAATCGCTATTGTCTTGTGCTGAGGATGGCTTAAAATCGCGTGGTTTTGGAGAAGAAGTCTACTTAGTGCCCCTTAGAGAGAGATTAGATAGGCTGAATAAGAGTTTGGTTTAA
- the rplQ gene encoding 50S ribosomal protein L17 gives MAYRKLGRTSSQRKAVLRDLTTDLIINEAIVTTEARAKEIRKTVEKMITLGKRGDLHARRQAAAFVRNEIASESYDEATDKYTSTTALQKLFSEIAPRYAERNGGYTRILKTEPRRGDAAPMAIIELV, from the coding sequence ATGGCTTACCGTAAACTTGGACGCACAAGCTCACAACGTAAAGCGGTTCTTCGTGATTTGACTACAGATCTTATCATTAACGAAGCAATCGTTACAACTGAAGCACGTGCTAAAGAAATCCGTAAAACAGTTGAAAAAATGATCACTCTTGGTAAACGTGGTGATTTGCACGCACGTCGTCAAGCAGCTGCATTTGTACGTAACGAAATTGCATCTGAAAGCTATGATGAAGCAACTGATAAATATACATCAACAACTGCTCTTCAAAAACTTTTCTCAGAAATCGCACCTCGTTATGCTGAACGTAACGGTGGATACACTCGTATCCTTAAAACAGAACCACGTCGTGGCGATGCTGCCCCAATGGCAATCATCGAACTTGTTTAA
- a CDS encoding DNA-directed RNA polymerase subunit alpha, producing the protein MIEFEKPIITKIDENKDYGKFVIEPLERGYGTTLGNSLRRVLLSSLPGAAVTSIKIDGVLHEFDTVPGVREDVMQIILNIKGLAVKSYVEDEKTIELDVQGPAEVTAGDILTDSDIEIVNPDHYLFTIAEGASLKATMTVATNRGYVPADENKKDDAPVGTLAVDSIYTPVKKVNYQVEPARVGSNDGFDKLTIEIMTNGTIIPEDALGLSARVLIEHLNLFTDLTDVAKATDVMKETEKVNDEKVLDRTIEELDLSVRSYNCLKRAGINTVHDLTEKTEPEMMKVRNLGRKSLEEVKVKLADLGLGLKNDK; encoded by the coding sequence ATGATTGAGTTTGAAAAACCAATAATAACAAAAATTGATGAAAATAAAGATTACGGCAAATTTGTTATCGAACCACTAGAACGTGGTTATGGTACAACTTTGGGTAACTCTCTTCGTCGTGTACTTTTGTCATCACTTCCAGGTGCTGCCGTAACATCAATTAAGATTGATGGAGTACTCCACGAATTTGATACCGTACCAGGCGTCCGTGAAGACGTGATGCAAATCATCCTTAATATTAAAGGACTTGCTGTAAAATCTTACGTCGAAGACGAAAAAACAATTGAACTTGATGTTCAAGGTCCAGCTGAAGTTACTGCTGGAGATATCTTGACTGATAGCGACATTGAAATTGTTAACCCTGATCATTATCTTTTCACTATCGCTGAAGGAGCTTCTTTGAAAGCGACTATGACAGTAGCTACAAACCGTGGTTATGTTCCAGCAGATGAAAACAAGAAGGATGATGCACCAGTGGGAACATTGGCTGTAGATTCAATCTACACACCAGTGAAAAAAGTCAATTATCAAGTTGAACCTGCCCGTGTAGGTAGCAACGATGGTTTTGATAAATTGACAATCGAAATCATGACAAACGGAACAATCATCCCTGAAGATGCCCTCGGTCTCTCGGCTCGCGTTTTGATTGAACACTTGAACTTGTTTACTGACCTTACTGACGTTGCTAAAGCTACTGATGTAATGAAAGAAACTGAAAAAGTGAACGATGAAAAGGTGCTTGACCGTACCATCGAAGAACTTGATTTGTCTGTACGCTCATATAACTGTTTGAAACGTGCCGGTATTAATACCGTTCATGATTTGACAGAAAAAACTGAGCCTGAAATGATGAAAGTCCGTAACCTAGGTCGTAAATCTCTTGAAGAAGTCAAAGTTAAGTTGGCTGATCTTGGACTTGGACTCAAAAACGATAAATAA
- the rpsK gene encoding 30S ribosomal protein S11 encodes MAKPTRKRRVKKNIESGIAHIHATFNNTIVMITDVHGNAVAWSSAGALGFKGSRKSTPFAAQMASEAAAKSAQEHGLKTVEVTVKGPGSGRESAIRALAAAGLEVTAIRDVTPVPHNGCRPPKRRRV; translated from the coding sequence TTGGCTAAACCAACACGTAAACGTCGTGTGAAAAAGAATATCGAATCTGGTATTGCTCACATTCACGCTACTTTCAATAACACTATTGTTATGATTACAGATGTGCATGGTAACGCTGTAGCATGGTCATCAGCTGGTGCTCTTGGTTTCAAAGGTTCTCGTAAATCTACACCATTTGCTGCACAAATGGCTTCAGAAGCTGCTGCTAAATCTGCACAAGAACATGGTCTTAAAACAGTTGAAGTAACTGTTAAAGGTCCTGGTTCAGGTCGTGAGTCTGCTATCCGTGCTCTTGCTGCTGCAGGTCTTGAAGTAACAGCAATCCGTGATGTAACACCTGTACCACATAATGGTTGTCGTCCTCCAAAACGTCGTCGTGTGTAA
- the rpsM gene encoding 30S ribosomal protein S13, which yields MARIAGVDIPNDKRVVISLTYVYGIGLATSKKILAAAGVSEDIRVKDLTNDQEDAIRREVDAIKVEGDLRREVNLNIKRLMEIGSYRGIRHRRGLPVRGQNTKNNARTRKGKAVAIAGKKK from the coding sequence ATGGCTCGTATTGCTGGAGTTGACATTCCAAACGATAAACGTGTAGTAATTTCACTTACTTACGTATACGGTATCGGACTTGCAACATCTAAGAAAATCTTGGCTGCTGCAGGCGTTTCTGAAGACATCCGCGTTAAAGATTTGACAAACGATCAAGAAGACGCTATCCGTCGCGAAGTGGATGCAATCAAAGTTGAAGGTGACCTTCGTCGTGAAGTTAACCTTAACATCAAACGTTTGATGGAAATCGGTTCATACCGTGGTATCCGTCACCGTCGTGGACTTCCTGTCCGTGGACAAAACACTAAAAACAATGCCCGCACTCGTAAAGGTAAAGCTGTTGCGATTGCAGGTAAGAAAAAATAA
- the rpmJ gene encoding 50S ribosomal protein L36, producing the protein MKVRPSVKPICEYCKVIRRNGRVMVICPTNPKHKQRQG; encoded by the coding sequence ATGAAGGTAAGACCATCGGTTAAACCAATTTGCGAATACTGTAAAGTTATTCGTCGTAACGGTCGTGTTATGGTAATTTGTCCAACAAATCCAAAACACAAACAACGTCAAGGATAA
- the infA gene encoding translation initiation factor IF-1, which translates to MAKEDVIEIEGKVVETMPNAMFTVELENGHQILATVSGKIRKNYIRILVGDRVTVEMSPYDLTRGRITYRFK; encoded by the coding sequence GTGGCAAAAGAAGACGTGATTGAAATTGAAGGTAAAGTTGTAGAAACTATGCCTAATGCTATGTTTACTGTTGAATTGGAAAATGGACACCAAATTTTGGCGACAGTTTCTGGTAAAATCCGTAAAAACTACATTCGTATTTTGGTCGGTGACCGTGTGACTGTTGAAATGAGTCCTTATGATTTGACACGTGGACGCATCACATACCGCTTTAAATAA
- a CDS encoding adenylate kinase yields MNLLIMGLPGAGKGTQAAKIVEEFGVAHISTGDMFRAAMANQTEMGTLAKSFIDKGELVPDEVTNGIVKERLAESDIAEKGFLLDGYPRTIEQAHALDETLKALGIKLDGVINIEVNPESLVERLSGRFICRSCGATYHKVFNPTKVEGTCDVCGEHEFFQREDDKPETVKRRLDVNIAQGEPIIAHYRELGLVSDIQGNQDIDDVFADVKKAIAEIK; encoded by the coding sequence ATGAATCTTTTAATTATGGGTCTACCAGGTGCTGGTAAAGGGACTCAAGCTGCAAAAATTGTTGAAGAATTTGGTGTAGCTCACATCTCAACTGGTGATATGTTCCGTGCTGCTATGGCTAACCAAACAGAAATGGGAACTTTGGCAAAATCATTCATCGATAAAGGTGAATTGGTACCAGATGAAGTGACAAACGGAATCGTTAAAGAGCGTTTGGCTGAATCTGATATTGCTGAAAAAGGTTTCTTGCTAGATGGTTATCCACGTACTATTGAGCAAGCTCATGCATTGGATGAAACATTGAAAGCACTTGGTATTAAACTTGACGGTGTAATCAACATTGAAGTTAATCCAGAGAGTTTGGTTGAACGTCTTTCAGGTCGTTTCATTTGTCGCTCATGTGGTGCAACATATCATAAAGTATTCAATCCAACTAAGGTTGAAGGAACATGTGATGTTTGTGGCGAACATGAATTCTTCCAACGTGAAGATGACAAACCTGAAACTGTTAAACGTCGTCTTGACGTAAACATTGCTCAAGGTGAGCCAATTATTGCACATTATCGTGAGCTTGGTCTTGTATCAGATATTCAAGGTAACCAAGATATCGATGATGTATTCGCTGATGTTAAAAAAGCGATTGCAGAAATTAAATAA